Within Amycolatopsis sp. FDAARGOS 1241, the genomic segment GTCGCGCTTGTCCCGGACGTGGTCGAGGAAGCTGCTCAGCCAGGTGAACAGCGCCGCGTCGGGATCGTCGTGCGTCAGCAGGGCTTCGCCTTCGGCGCGCAGGTGCTCGACTTCTTCCGCGTAGACGGCGGCGAGCAGGTCGCGGCGGCGCGGGAAGTGGCGGTACATCGTGGCGTTCCCGATGCCGGCCCGCTTGGCGACGCGGTCGAGCGGCGCGTCGGTGCCCGCCTCGGCGAACACGTCGCGGGCCGCGCGCACCAGCTGGGCCCGGTTGCCGCGGGCGTCGGCGCGCTGCCTGGTCACCGTGCCTCCTGCCGTTCGTGGTTGCTAAGTGGGGATATCCCCGCTTATCGTATCGGGTCATGACCAGCGAACTCACCCCGGCCGAGGTGCACCGGCGGATCGTCGAGGCGGCGTTCACCGAGGAAGGCCTGCAGTACCTCGACCCGGACGTCGTCGACCACCGCGGTGGTGCCGGGGGAGACCACGTCGGCATCGCCGCGTGGCGCGAGAAGTGGGCGGCGATCGGCCGCGGCGAGTTCCTGGCCGACGTGCGGGACCTGTCGGTGCGCGTGGAGCAGAACGTGAGCGACGGTGAGTTCTCCGTGAACCGCTACACGAGCAGCGGCACGCAGCTCTCGACCGGCCGGCGCTACGCCGTGACCAGCATGGACATGATCCGGGTGCGCGCGGGTCGGATCGTCGAGCACTGGGCGCTGATGGACGTCACGGCGCGGGCGGCGCAGCTGCGAGGGGAAGCGTGATCGTGAACGCGGCCCCGCCCTCGGGCGCCGGGCCGGCGGTGAGCGCGCCGCCCATGCGCGTGACCAGGCCGTGGACCAGGGCGAGCCCGATACCGGAGCCGACGGGACGGTGGCCGCGGTAGCGCTTGTTCAGCACGCCGCGCTCGAAGGCCACCGCGTAGTCCTCCGGCGCGAGGCCGGGGCCGCCGTCGCGCACGGCGAGG encodes:
- a CDS encoding TetR/AcrR family transcriptional regulator — translated: MTRQRADARGNRAQLVRAARDVFAEAGTDAPLDRVAKRAGIGNATMYRHFPRRRDLLAAVYAEEVEHLRAEGEALLTHDDPDAALFTWLSSFLDHVRDKRDLALSITDDPGEREELFGHWHGVMTATAAALAARTDLAEDVEPLDLLVLTTGIALSGADGPRTERLLRVITRGSAG
- a CDS encoding ester cyclase yields the protein MTSELTPAEVHRRIVEAAFTEEGLQYLDPDVVDHRGGAGGDHVGIAAWREKWAAIGRGEFLADVRDLSVRVEQNVSDGEFSVNRYTSSGTQLSTGRRYAVTSMDMIRVRAGRIVEHWALMDVTARAAQLRGEA